The nucleotide sequence AGAAAGCCGCGCTTGTGCACCACGTAGACACGCGCTGCGTAGTCGTCGCCGTCGCGCGTGCGCTCGGCGAGCCCGCGCGGGCCTGTGTCCACACGCCAGCGCCAATGCAGCACCGGCGTCTGGTCGAGGTCGACCCTGAGGTCCCGGTAGTAGGCCGAGGCGGTGCCGCGGCTGTGTGCGTGCAAGGCGATACCCGCGCCGGAATCGGCGAGCCGGTACTGCGTCTCGCCGGCAAAGGTGTAGGGTTTCCACGCCGCCGTGTCCGATGCGGAGAACGACGCCACCCAGCGTGGCGCCACCACGCTCTCGCCCTCGCCCCATGCGGCTGCACTGCCGAGCAGCGTTGCACCGACACACAGCGCCACGCCGATCCGGTCAAAAAATGTGCGCCAGGGTGTCAACCGCATCCATCGACCTGCGTTGTAGGGAGCACGGGCTCGAACGACTCCGATTCTCACTCTCTCAGGACCACAGG is from Pseudomonadota bacterium and encodes:
- a CDS encoding DUF3047 domain-containing protein, whose product is MRLTPWRTFFDRIGVALCVGATLLGSAAAWGEGESVVAPRWVASFSASDTAAWKPYTFAGETQYRLADSGAGIALHAHSRGTASAYYRDLRVDLDQTPVLHWRWRVDTGPRGLAERTRDGDDYAARVYVVHKRGFLSKPYIINYVWSGSQPRGAEWPNAWLPQHSAMVAVRGTEDPHGTWFDETRDVRADFKARLGVDIDHIDVVVLMTDTDNQQGEAQAWYGDSFFSAAIGCAAGGVSPACK